Proteins encoded in a region of the Cygnus olor isolate bCygOlo1 chromosome 4, bCygOlo1.pri.v2, whole genome shotgun sequence genome:
- the SCARB2 gene encoding lysosome membrane protein 2, giving the protein MKSLCLVTAGVLALTLLIASISLLVAHVFQSVVDLQVKQGTVLKNGTETFEAWEDPPPPVYMQFYFFNVTNPLEVLQGATPLVEEKGPYTYREYRPRVHVQFLDNGTKVSALNPKTYVFEPQKSVGDPEVDLIRTINVPAVTAMEWTRATSLQFATEVLLLLYQESLFTVRTVHELLWGYKDRLLSTIHLLHPEIDPVFGFFNKMNGTDDGEYVFLSGERNYLNFSRIVEWKGKESLSWWTTKSCNMINGTDGTSFHPLISKDENIYIFSSDFCRSFYLVYDSSGSVAGIPTYRFVPSPMVFANTTINPDNAGFCVPPGNCPGTGVLNVSICKQGAPIFLSAPHFYQAEQKFIEDIEGMHPTKEYHETFVDINPLTGLVLRAAKRMQINVHVRKLPEFFETGNIRTLIFPVMYLNESVLIDEASASKLKHVLLEASVVTGIPFVIMAIGIVFGIVFTVLVCRSRGVSEESTEEERSPLIRT; this is encoded by the exons ATGAAGTCGCTGTGCCTCGTCACGGCGGGGGTCCTGGCCCTGACGCTGCTCATCGCCAGCATCTCCTTGCTGGTGGCGCACGTCTTCCAGTCCGTGGTGGACCTGCAGGTGAAGCAG GgaacagtattaaaaaatggCACAGAAACCTTTGAAGCCTGGGAAGATCCTCCTCCACCAGTCTACATGCAGTTCTACTTTTTTAATGTGACAAATCCGTTAGAAGTGCTTCAAGGAGCTACTCCTCTTGTAGAGGAAAAAGGGCCTTACACCTACCG agaaTACAGGCCAAGAGTGCATGTTCAGTTTTTGGACAATGGCACCAAAGTATCTGCTCTGAATCCAAAGACATATGTATTTGAGCCTCAGAAGTCAGTTGGAGACCCTGAAGTGGATCTCATCAGAACAATTAATGTTCCTGCAGTG ACTGCAATGGAGTGGACCAGGGCAACCTCTCTTCAGTTTGCCACAGAGGTGCTGTTGCTCCTATACCAAGAATCCCTGTTTACAGTTCGCACCGTGCATGAATTACTGTGGGGCTACAAGGACAGGCTGCTGTCAACCATTCATCTTCTGCATCCCGAGATCGATCCAGTGTTTGGTTTCTTTAATAAG ATGAATGGAACTGATGATGGAGAATATGTTTTCCTAAGTGGGGAAAGGAACTACCTTAACTTCTCAAGGATTGtggaatggaaaggaaaaga gtcaTTGAGTTGGTGGACAACAAAGTCATGTAACATGATCAACGGAACAGATGGGACATCCTTTCACCCACTGATTAGCAAAGATGAGAACATTTATATCTTCTCCTCTGATTTCTGCag ATCTTTTTACCTGGTGTATGACAGCTCAGGAAGTGTTGCAGGCATCCCAACCTACCGCTTTGTGCCCTCTCCTATGGTGTTTGCCAACACCACCATTAACCCAGACAATGCTGGATTCTGTGTGCCTCCAGGAAACTGCCCTGGCACTGGGGTCCTCAACGTCAGCATCTGCAAGCAAG GTGCTCCCATATTTCTATCAGCTCCACATTTTTACCAGGCAGAGCAAAAGTTTATAGAGGACATAGAGGGCATGCACCCGACCAAAGAATATCATGAGACATTTGTGGATATCAATCCT CTGACCGGGCTTGTCCTTCGAGCAGCCAAACGGATGCAGATCAATGTTCATGTCAGAAAACTACCTGAATTTTT TGAAACAGGCAACATCCGAACACTAATTTTCCCAGTGATGTATCTAAATGAG AGTGTTCTGATCGATGAAGCATCTGCCAGCAAACTCAAGCACGTCTTGCTGGAAGCCAGTGTTGTAACTGGAATCCCCTTTGTAATCATGGCTATCGGAATTGTTTTTGGGATTGTTTTTACTGTGCTCGTGTGCAGGTCCAGGGGAGTAAGTGAAGAG aGTACTGAAGAAGAAAGGTCCCCACTCATCAGGACATAG
- the LOC121069618 gene encoding protein FAM47A-like, producing the protein MTESLSLPRRRRWTQSPSDPEPPCSDLPCQAARASRCEAAGMSAAPWYKEKLLSGFLPTHTKQRFSNSLNSQRWRFLKSGLDDFRSGFPPPCDNIIIQGTKGLSSILLQSGSHLAQQKAQKTPAKPECKLRSELEAGKKFTKETDRHPSHDPELLHSHLKDGTLPEVKTT; encoded by the exons ATGACCGAgagcctctccctgccccgCAGGCGCCGCTGGACACAGTCTCCTAGTGACCCGGAGCCCCCGTGCTCTGACCTTCCGTGCCAGGCAGCCAGGGCCTCACGGTGTGAAGCTGCTGGGATGAGTGCAGCCCCATG gtacaaagaaaagctgttgtCAGGGTTCTTGCCCACGCACACCAAGCAGAGGTTCTCCAACTCGCTTAACAGCCAGCGCTGGAGGTTCTTAAAAAGTGGTCTGGATGATTTCAGAAGTGGCTTCCCTCCTCCATGTGATAACATCATCATCCAGGGCACAAAGGGGCTTTCTTCCATCCTGCTGCAGAGTGGATCCCACCTGGCTCaacaaaaggcacagaaaacacCAGCTAAACCTGAGTGCAAGCTCAGGTCAGAGCTGGAAGCTGGGAAGAAGTTCACAAAGGAGACTGACCGTCACCCAAGCCACGACCCTGAGTTACTTCACTCTCATTTGAAAGATGGCACCCTTCCAGAAGTAAAGACAACATAg